The nucleotide window GACCAGGCACCTGAACCGGTCTCGGGCATGTTCCGTGTGGATGTCGAACGGCTTCCGGACCTCCTGGAAGCCGGGTGACCGCCGGAATCCCACATGACACGCAACCACTTGACCCCACTTCTCGCCGTGCTCGCCGTCGGGGACGTGCGGATCGCTGGCGAGGATCCCGTTGCGGGTCGTCGGCCGAGCGAGCGGTCGTACCCGGAAATGGCCTCGGGCAGGCGGTATCCGAAGTGGGCGGCGGCCTCCAGCATCGCCATCGCGATGCGGTTCGCCGCGTCGCGGTGGCCGTAGCGGGCGAGCCCGGCGGCGATGATCGGGTTGTCGTGTGGCCACACGGTCCCGAGGTGGTGGGCGTTCGGGCGTCTGCGGGGTGTGGCCGCCCACCGGCACGGGGTGGGGCGTCACGCTGGAGTGACGGTTGCCCTGGTCCGGCCCAGGGTGGCGAGGAAGAGGATCAGACCTGCGGTGGTGAGGACGAACCCCGCCCACACCGTCGAGAGGGTTCCCCATCCGGCCCCGATGGTGACGGCGCCACCGATTGCGCCGAGCGAATTGGCGAGATTGAGGGCGGCCAGGTTGAGGGCGCCCATGAGGGTGGGCGCGTCCGGTGCGAATTCGGTCAGCCGTACCTGGATGGTGGGAATGGCGAACATCATTGTCGCTCCGACGCCGAACAGCGCCGGCATCAGGACCAGGATCTCACTGCCGAAGAAACCAATGGCCACGAGCAGCACCAGGACATAGCCGAAGCCGTAGATCAGCGGTCGGCTGCCGTGCCGGTCGGCGGCCCGGCCGCCGAAATAGTTCCCGAATGCCATGCCGAGGCCGAAGACGGCAAGGGCGACGGGGATGAGCGCCGGGCTCTCGTCCGCCGCGTCGGTGACGAACGGCCCGATGAACGTGTAGACGGCGAAGATGCTGGAGATGCCCAGCGCCGCGACCATGACCATGAGCCAGACATCGAGTCGTCGAAGGGCGCCGAGTTCGCGTGCCACGGAGCTGCCGTGCAGGTCGTCGGTGCGTGGCAGCCACGCCAGCAGCGCTGCGCCGGCCAGAAGACCCACCCCGATGACGGTCCAGTAGGTGGCGCGCCACCCTGCGTGCTGGCCGACGAGGGTGCCGAGCGGTGACCCGAGGATGGTGGCCACGGTCAGTCCGCCCATCACGGTCGCGAAAGCCCTTCCGCCCTTGCCCGGGCCGTAGACGTACGCGGCGACGACCGCGCCGGCGCCGAAGTAGGCGCCCTGGACACTCCCGGTGATGAAGCGGAAGACGACGAGGGTGGCGATGCTCGGGGCCAGGGCCGAGAGGACGTTGCCGACGAGGAAGAGCGCGATCAAGCCCAGCAGGAGAGTACGGCGGTTGGCTCGAGCCGCGAGGAGTGTGATCGCCGGCGACCCGATCATGACACCGAACGCGTAGGCGCTGATCGCGTACGTCGCGACCGGGATGGACGCGTCCAGATCGGCGGCGAAGAGTTGGATGATCCCGTTGCTGCCGAACTCGCCGGTGCCGATGGCGAAGGCGCCCAGGGCCAACGCGAACAGGGTCAGTCCCCTCCTGCGACCCGGCCCGGGAGCGGTATGCCGCTTCGCCTCCTGGGCGCGCTGAGATTCGTGCGGCTTGTTGTGTGTACCGGTCCGGGCCGGTCCGGGCCGGGTGTTGCTTGCTGACGCGGTCATGGAGCCCTGTCCTTGCCGAGGAATACCTTCCGGCAGATGATGACGACCGGTAGTTGACATCTTCTGGTTTTGTTCTTGAAGCAGCGCAGGACGTTGCTGTCCACAAGCGAGGCAGGCGACGGCCGAACCGAACAGAGCCGAACGACCGTGCCCGAACGCGGCAGCGCCGGCCGAACCACTCAGCTCGGCCGGGAACCTCAGCGCGCGGAGCAGGTGCCCCGATCCGTGATGAAACGGATGGGTTGGCGCTGGTACCGACAGAGCTGGTGTTTCCGCGGACTCGCCGCCGGGGGATTCCGACCTCGCCGCGCCGTCCTTCCGCCTGCGTCCGCTTCGCCCTGAGTCGTGAGCCCGTCGGTGCGGCCGGACGTAGACTTGTCGGCGTCGCGAGCAGCGGGATGTTCACGATCCGTCAAGTGGAACAGGAGATCGAATTGTCGAAATCGGCCGGTGCCCGTCACGCCGACGACGCACCACGGCCGGTCAGCGGCAGCCTGCGGTTCCAGATCCTTGGCCCCCTGCGGATCTGGCGCGACGACATCGAGCTGAGCGCCGGACCTCGCCAGCAGGGCTACCTGCTGGCGCTCCTGCTGGCGCGAGCAGAGCGACCGATCAGCGTGAGCAACCTGATCGAGCTCCTCTGGGGCGAGGACGCGCCAACCAGCGCCACCAACGTCATCCACAAGTACGTCGGCACCCTGCGACGGCTGATGGAACCCTCGCTGCCGCCGCGCGCCATCGGCTCGTACCTGCGCCGGCACGGTGGCGGTTACCTGTTCGCACCCGGTCCTGGCACCCTCGACCTGGTCAGCTTCCGTGAGCTCACCAGCGCCGCCCGGGCAAGTCTCGCCCAGCGCGACCGAGGCAAGGCGCTCGACAGTTACGTCGAGGCACTGGAGCTGTGGCGCGGGCCGGCCGGCCTGCTCGGCCCGCTCGCAGGTGCGGCGGCGAGCGCATCCGTGGCAGGAGCCCACACCGGGAAGTTCTGACAGAAGACGTTTCCGGGCCGAGGCGCTGCTTGATCGCCCAGGGAATCTCCACGCACTGCTGTAGCTATGAGACAGCCTCTAGATTCGTTGAAGTTTGAATCGCTGGTTGGTACCGGTGCCGGGCGTCCACTGGGAGATGCGGGCACCGTCGGCGGTCGAAGCCTGCCAAACGTCCATTGCCAGACCGCTTTGCCGCCCCCCTCGGACACCAAATGCAGCATTCACGCCCGAGGCAGGCGGAGCGCGGTCGAGCATCTGATCGCCGCGGCTTCGCCGACCCATGTGTGCCGCCCGCTCTCCAATGCACGGTTGGAGAGGCCGCGCGCACCAGGATCAACTTCGCTGACCGACCCTGAACCGTCCTGAGTGTCCACGCGGCGGCTTCCTGCCGGGTGGATGCGAGAGTACGGTGGGCTCTGGTGTGCCGGGAAGTCTGGTCGGCGGTCATATCCGCGTCGGCTGGTGAGGACTTCCGCCATGAACGATCTCGCGTTGCGCGCCATCAATCTGACTAAACGGTACGGCCGTTTCACGGCGCTCGACGACCTGTGCCTTGAGGTCCCCGTTGGTGAGGTGTTCGGGTTTCTCGGCCCCAACGGCGCAGGCAAGTCCACCACCATCCGCCTGCTGCTGGGACAGGTCCGTCCCACGGCGGGGCGTGCCTGGGTGTTCGACAGCGACGCGGCGGATGTCGCCCGAGCGCATCGGTCGCTGGCGTACGTGCCGGCCGATGTGGCGTTGTGGCCGCAGCTGACCGGCGCGGAGATCCTGCACCTGCAGGCGTGTACGGGGCCGGGCGTTGATCTGGCGTACCGCGATGAACTGGTGCAACGGTTCGCGCTTGATACCAGCAAGCCGGCCCGCGCCTACTCGACGGGAAACCGGCAGAAGGTGGCCCTGGTCGCGGCGTTCGCGACCCGGGCGCCGCTGCTGGTGTTGGACGAGCCGACCAGTGGCCTCGATCCGCTGATGGAACGCGAGTTCCGGCTCGCTGTCGCCGAGGCCCGTGACCGCGGGCAGACCGTGTTTCTCAGCTCGCACCAACTGGCCGAGGTC belongs to Micromonospora ureilytica and includes:
- a CDS encoding MFS transporter; amino-acid sequence: MTASASNTRPGPARTGTHNKPHESQRAQEAKRHTAPGPGRRRGLTLFALALGAFAIGTGEFGSNGIIQLFAADLDASIPVATYAISAYAFGVMIGSPAITLLAARANRRTLLLGLIALFLVGNVLSALAPSIATLVVFRFITGSVQGAYFGAGAVVAAYVYGPGKGGRAFATVMGGLTVATILGSPLGTLVGQHAGWRATYWTVIGVGLLAGAALLAWLPRTDDLHGSSVARELGALRRLDVWLMVMVAALGISSIFAVYTFIGPFVTDAADESPALIPVALAVFGLGMAFGNYFGGRAADRHGSRPLIYGFGYVLVLLVAIGFFGSEILVLMPALFGVGATMMFAIPTIQVRLTEFAPDAPTLMGALNLAALNLANSLGAIGGAVTIGAGWGTLSTVWAGFVLTTAGLILFLATLGRTRATVTPA
- a CDS encoding AfsR/SARP family transcriptional regulator, whose amino-acid sequence is MEQEIELSKSAGARHADDAPRPVSGSLRFQILGPLRIWRDDIELSAGPRQQGYLLALLLARAERPISVSNLIELLWGEDAPTSATNVIHKYVGTLRRLMEPSLPPRAIGSYLRRHGGGYLFAPGPGTLDLVSFRELTSAARASLAQRDRGKALDSYVEALELWRGPAGLLGPLAGAAASASVAGAHTGKF
- a CDS encoding RICIN domain-containing protein; the encoded protein is MGRRSRGDQMLDRAPPASGVNAAFGVRGGRQSGLAMDVWQASTADGARISQWTPGTGTNQRFKLQRI
- a CDS encoding ABC transporter ATP-binding protein, whose translation is MNDLALRAINLTKRYGRFTALDDLCLEVPVGEVFGFLGPNGAGKSTTIRLLLGQVRPTAGRAWVFDSDAADVARAHRSLAYVPADVALWPQLTGAEILHLQACTGPGVDLAYRDELVQRFALDTSKPARAYSTGNRQKVALVAAFATRAPLLVLDEPTSGLDPLMEREFRLAVAEARDRGQTVFLSSHQLAEVEAVCDRVAILRAGRLVEIATIEQMRGLHRAEVTVSYVGVPPPGLDLVPGVETVEQVSPGRLRFSLIGPPAPALRALAAAEVTALAVREPSLEEIFLDYYGAQESIR